A single genomic interval of Lathyrus oleraceus cultivar Zhongwan6 chromosome 7, CAAS_Psat_ZW6_1.0, whole genome shotgun sequence harbors:
- the LOC127101658 gene encoding pentatricopeptide repeat-containing protein At5g48910 — MNNPMLKPQTTPYHHPQHLIPHIKNCKTIQQLKQLHAIFIKTNKTNDPTVSTELLKLSATSDFRDPTYALSLFDQMSQPNCFAWNTVIRALADSSSNANNALLIFCQMLSDDGVVEPNSFTFPSVLKACSVVAGLEEGKQVHGLVVKYGFVDDEFVVSNLLRMYVMCGSTEDAGVLFRRSVDCVSDGNGMVVRGKRRQEGNVVLCNVMIDGYVKIGKIDAARELFDKMVERSVVSWNAMISGYAQNGFFMEAVDLFHRMMEMGDVSPNRVTLVSVLPAISRLGALELGKWVHLYAERNGVRIDEVLGSALVDMYAKCGSIEKAIQVFERLSKTNVIAWNAIIGGLAMHGKAKDVLDCFSRMKRNGVSPSDVTYIAILSACSYAGLVEKGRSIFNDMVNRVGLEPRIEHYGCMVDLLGRAGYLEEAEELITKMPIRPDDVIWKALLGACKMHKNIEIGRRAAKVLMELAPHDSGAYVALSNLYASSGNWDGVAEVRLMMKELDIRKDPGCSWIEIDGVIHEFLVEDDSHPRAKEIHSMLTEISNKLSLVGHVQDTTQVLLKMDEKHKETLLHYHSEKIAVAFGLISTSPKTTLQIVKNLRICEDCHSSMKLISKVYERSIIVRDRKRFHHFDNGLCSCMDYW; from the coding sequence CACGCCATTTTCatcaaaacaaacaaaacaaatgaCCCAACGGTATCAACAGAGCTTCTCAAACTCTCAGCAACCTCAGATTTTCGTGACCCAACTTACGCACTCTCTCTGTTCGACCAAATGTCCCAACCAAACTGCTTTGCTTGGAACACTGTCATAAGGGCACTTGCTGATAGCAGCAGTAATGCTAATAATGCCTTGTTGATTTTCTGTCAAATGTTGTCTGATGATGGAGTTGTGGAGCCTAATAGTTTTACTTTTCCTTCTGTTTTGAAGGCTTGTTCGGTTGTTGCTGGGTTGGAAGAAGGGAAACAGGTTCATGGGTTGGTTGTTAAGTATGGATTTGTTGATGATGAATTTGTTGTTAGCAATTTGCTTAGGATGTATGTCATGTGTGGGAGTACTGAGGATGCTGGTGTTTTATTTCGGAGGAGTGTTGATTGTGTGAGTGATGGAAATGGAATGGTAGTGAGAGGTAAAAGGAGACAAGAGGGTAATGTTGTTCTATGCAATGTTATGATTGATGGGTATGTAAAAATTGGGAAAATTGATGCTGCTAGGGAGTTGTTTGATAAAATGGTTGAAAGAAGTGTGGTTTCTTGGAATGCAATGATTTCTGGGTATGCTCAAAATGGGTTTTTTATGGAGGCAGTTGATTTGTTTCATAGGATGATGGAGATGGGAGATGTGTCGCCAAATCGGGTGACTTTGGTTAGTGTGTTGCCTGCGATTTCGCGACTTGGAGCACTTGAGTTGGGGAAATGGGTACATTTGTATGCTGAGAGGAACGGTGTTCGGATTGATGAGGTTCTTGGTTCTGCTCTTGTCGATATGTATGCTAAATGTGGGAGCATTGAGAAGGCTATTCAGGTCTTCGAGAGGTTGTCGAAAACTAATGTTATAGCTTGGAATGCTATCATTGGGGGTCTTGCAATGCATGGTAAAGCCAAAGATGTGTTGGATTGTTTTTCGAGGATGAAAAGAAATGGAGTATCACCGAGTGATGTTACTTACATAGCAATCTTGAGTGCTTGTAGCTATGCAGGTTTAGTCGAAAAGGGGAGATCAATTTTCAATGACATGGTTAATAGGGTTGGGTTAGAGCCTAGAATAGAACACTATGGGTGCATGGTTGACCTCCTAGGACGTGCTGGTTATCTAGAAGAGGCCGAGGAGCTTATCACGAAGATGCCAATAAGACCCGATGATGTCATATGGAAGGCCTTGCTCGGTGCTTGTAAGATGCATAAAAACATCGAAATTGGTAGACGTGCGGCCAAGGTTTTAATGGAACTGGCTCCTCATGATAGCGGGGCATACGTAGCTCTCTCGAACTTGTATGCCTCGTCGGGAAATTGGGATGGGGTGGCGGAGGTGAGACTGATGATGAAAGAGTTGGATATAAGAAAAGACCCAGGGTGTAGTTGGATTGAAATTGATGGTGTTATACACGAGTTTCTTGTTGAGGATGATTCTCATCCTAGAGCCAAAGAAATACACTCGATGCTGACGGAAATTTCAAACAAGTTGAGCTTGGTAGGTCATGTGCAAGATACTACACAAGTGTTACTTAAGATGGATGAGAAACACAAAGAAACTTTGTTGCACTACCATAGTGAGAAGATTGCAGTTGCATTTGGGTTAATTAGTACATCACCAAAGACAACACTTCAGATTGTCAAAAACTTGAGAATTTGTGAAGATTGTCATTCATCAATGAAATTAATCTCAAAAGTTTATGAGCGTAGCATAATAGTTAGAGATAGGAAGCGATTTCACCATTTTGATAATGGTTTATGTTCTTGTATGGACTATTGGTAG